One Oceanicoccus sagamiensis genomic region harbors:
- a CDS encoding DNA translocase FtsK, with product MEKFVPRLREGALIGFVAVFLYLMMALLSYDAADPGWSRTGSGAAVANAGGPTGAWLADIFLSLFGYMAYLFPLMIGYRAWILFRERYQPQPFDWASFAVRVIGLSLVMIATTSLAMIGDTGASGMPFGAGGALGQSVGSSSIGAFSLLGGRLILLALLLFGMTIFTDLSWLKLMDATGARTIQLFALLRGGLIKRWQQQKEKRAQQKVQQERKVVIAKQVEKEKTRKAPKIQLMPKKPEKSERAEREKQRPLFNAPVVGSLPPLDLLDPADDSHKKGFSPDALEALSRLLEHKLKDFGVVAEVTEVLPGPVVTRFEIQPGTGVKVSKITNLAKDIARSLAVISVRVVEVIPGKSVVGIEIPNEDRAVVNYRDVLSSQVYENSKSPLSIALGHDISGEPIVADLGKMPHLLVAGTTGSGKSVGVNAMLLSFLYKSTPAEVRLILVDPKMLELSVYDGIPHLLTPVITDMKDAANGLRWCVAEMERRYKLMAALGVRNLAGFNRKVEDAAGSDNPIVDPLWVPEEVFDPEADPQVAPPLETLPSIVVVIDEFADMMMVVGKKVEELIARIAQKARAAGIHLILATQRPSVDVITGLIKANVPSRIAFQVSSRVDSRTILDQGGAEQLLGHGDMLYLPPGTSLPVRVHGAFVSDDEVHRVVADWKRRGEPAYIEGLLDEGANGPAIPGFTAEGGSGGGDGDDESDALYDEAVHYVTQSRRASISSVQRKLRIGYNRAARLIEAMEAAGVVTEMGHNGSREVLAPPPPSE from the coding sequence GTGGAAAAGTTTGTGCCTCGCTTACGGGAAGGGGCCTTAATTGGCTTTGTTGCCGTGTTCCTCTACTTGATGATGGCCTTGCTGAGTTACGATGCCGCAGACCCTGGCTGGTCTCGAACCGGTAGCGGCGCAGCCGTTGCCAATGCAGGTGGTCCCACAGGCGCCTGGCTGGCGGATATCTTTCTTTCCCTGTTTGGCTATATGGCCTATTTATTCCCACTTATGATTGGCTACCGCGCCTGGATACTGTTCCGCGAGCGCTACCAGCCTCAGCCTTTTGATTGGGCTTCATTTGCCGTCCGTGTTATTGGACTTTCTCTGGTAATGATCGCGACTACGTCTCTGGCAATGATAGGCGATACCGGTGCATCCGGTATGCCCTTTGGTGCCGGTGGAGCGCTGGGCCAGTCCGTGGGTTCTTCCAGTATTGGTGCCTTTAGCTTGCTGGGCGGTCGTTTGATTTTATTAGCACTGCTGCTATTTGGTATGACGATTTTTACCGACCTGTCCTGGTTAAAATTAATGGATGCCACGGGCGCTCGAACCATACAATTGTTTGCCTTATTGCGCGGCGGCCTGATTAAGCGCTGGCAACAGCAGAAAGAAAAACGTGCCCAACAAAAAGTGCAGCAGGAGCGCAAGGTGGTTATCGCCAAGCAGGTTGAGAAAGAGAAAACCCGCAAGGCACCCAAAATTCAGCTTATGCCGAAAAAGCCGGAAAAGAGCGAGCGGGCTGAGCGAGAGAAACAGCGGCCGTTATTTAATGCCCCGGTGGTGGGTTCCTTACCCCCTCTGGATTTACTGGACCCAGCGGACGACTCTCATAAGAAAGGTTTTTCCCCTGATGCCTTAGAAGCCTTATCCAGATTGCTGGAACATAAACTAAAAGACTTTGGTGTAGTGGCAGAGGTCACCGAAGTGTTGCCCGGCCCTGTAGTGACCCGGTTTGAAATCCAGCCAGGCACCGGTGTTAAAGTCAGTAAAATCACGAACCTGGCAAAAGATATTGCCCGTTCATTAGCGGTAATTAGTGTGCGTGTCGTGGAAGTCATTCCCGGCAAGTCTGTAGTGGGTATTGAAATTCCCAACGAAGATCGAGCCGTGGTTAATTACCGTGATGTACTGTCATCACAGGTGTATGAAAACTCCAAGTCGCCTTTAAGCATAGCGCTCGGCCATGATATTTCTGGTGAGCCCATCGTTGCTGATCTGGGAAAAATGCCACACCTATTGGTGGCGGGTACCACGGGTTCTGGTAAGTCGGTGGGTGTTAATGCGATGTTGTTAAGCTTTTTATATAAGTCGACACCTGCTGAAGTGCGCTTGATTTTGGTTGACCCCAAAATGCTGGAGCTATCGGTTTACGATGGTATTCCTCATCTGTTAACGCCGGTTATCACTGATATGAAAGACGCGGCCAATGGTTTGCGTTGGTGTGTGGCTGAAATGGAGCGGCGCTATAAACTTATGGCCGCCCTGGGTGTCAGAAACCTTGCTGGCTTTAATCGCAAAGTGGAAGATGCAGCCGGTAGTGATAATCCAATAGTTGACCCGCTGTGGGTGCCAGAAGAAGTATTTGATCCAGAAGCTGACCCACAGGTTGCACCACCGCTTGAAACTCTGCCATCGATTGTTGTGGTTATTGATGAATTTGCCGATATGATGATGGTGGTCGGTAAAAAAGTGGAAGAGTTAATTGCCCGGATTGCGCAAAAAGCCCGTGCTGCTGGTATCCATTTAATACTGGCAACACAGCGCCCATCGGTCGATGTTATTACCGGTTTGATTAAGGCCAATGTGCCATCGCGTATTGCCTTTCAGGTATCGTCACGGGTAGATTCAAGAACCATACTCGACCAGGGTGGTGCTGAACAATTATTAGGGCATGGTGATATGTTATATCTACCCCCCGGTACCAGCTTACCTGTGCGTGTTCACGGTGCGTTTGTGTCTGATGATGAAGTGCACCGTGTAGTGGCTGACTGGAAGCGACGGGGTGAGCCTGCTTATATTGAAGGCTTATTGGATGAAGGTGCTAATGGTCCTGCTATTCCCGGTTTTACCGCAGAAGGCGGTAGTGGTGGTGGCGATGGTGATGATGAGAGCGATGCGTTATACGATGAGGCGGTTCACTATGTCACTCAATCCCGTCGTGCTTCTATTTCATCCGTACAGCGTAAACTCCGTATCGGCTATAACCGTGCAGCGCGATTAATTGAAGCCATGGAAGCGGCAGGTGTTGTGACTGAAATGGGTCATAACGGTAGCCGCGAAGTGTTGGCTCCGCCGCCACCGTCAGAATAA
- the trxB gene encoding thioredoxin-disulfide reductase: MSDLQHHPLIILGSGPAGYTAAVYAARANLNPVVITGMQQGGQLTTTTEVDNWPGDVEGLQGPDLMVRMQQHAERFDTQILFDHIEETDLNQRPFILKGNSATYSCDSLIIATGASAQYLGLPSEEEFMGKGVSACATCDGFFYRGKKVAVIGGGNTAVEEALYLSNLASEVTLVHRRDSLRSEKILRDKLLEKEKNGNVNIIWNHTLEEITGDDMGVSGLNLASTTDGSKQSIDVAGVFIAIGHKPNTDIFEGQLTMKDGYIKINSGLEGKATQTSVEGVFAAGDVADHIYRQAVTSAGAGCMAALDAEKYMDDLA; the protein is encoded by the coding sequence ATGAGCGATTTACAACACCACCCGCTAATTATCCTCGGCTCGGGCCCTGCCGGTTATACCGCGGCCGTTTATGCTGCCCGCGCCAACTTAAATCCTGTGGTTATCACCGGGATGCAACAAGGTGGTCAGCTGACCACTACCACTGAGGTGGATAACTGGCCCGGTGATGTTGAAGGCCTACAAGGGCCCGACTTGATGGTGAGAATGCAGCAGCATGCTGAGCGTTTTGATACGCAGATTTTGTTTGATCATATCGAAGAGACCGACCTGAATCAGCGCCCTTTTATCCTTAAGGGTAATAGCGCCACTTATAGCTGCGACTCCTTAATTATCGCCACCGGTGCTTCAGCGCAGTATTTAGGTCTCCCCTCTGAAGAAGAGTTTATGGGTAAGGGTGTTAGTGCCTGTGCCACCTGTGACGGTTTCTTTTATCGCGGCAAGAAAGTCGCCGTTATTGGTGGCGGTAATACCGCTGTTGAAGAAGCCCTTTATCTCTCTAATCTGGCCTCTGAGGTTACTCTGGTTCACCGACGTGATAGCCTGCGCTCCGAGAAGATTCTCCGCGACAAGTTGCTAGAGAAAGAGAAAAACGGCAATGTAAATATTATCTGGAACCATACGCTGGAAGAGATTACTGGCGATGACATGGGCGTAAGCGGCCTTAATCTGGCCAGCACCACTGATGGCAGCAAGCAATCAATTGATGTGGCTGGTGTATTTATCGCTATCGGCCACAAGCCTAATACCGATATCTTTGAAGGCCAGCTGACCATGAAAGACGGCTATATCAAAATCAATAGCGGCCTTGAAGGCAAAGCCACACAAACCAGTGTGGAGGGTGTCTTTGCAGCCGGTGATGTAGCTGACCATATCTACCGTCAGGCGGTAACTTCGGCAGGCGCTGGCTGTATGGCCGCACTGGATGCTGAAAAGTATATGGATGATTTAGCCTAA
- the aat gene encoding leucyl/phenylalanyl-tRNA--protein transferase, with amino-acid sequence MSTVSWLDPASVEFPTPDQALEDPNGLLAVGGDLSPERLIAAYRLGIFPWFEESQPILWWSPSPRAVLFPANIYLSKSLKKRLRRQQYSVSCDQQFSQVMQHCANIPRQGQDGTWITDDMLEAYCQLFEQGIAHSIEVWFEGELIGGLYGIAIGKIFYGESMFSLRTDASKVAFAHLAKQLDNWHFALIDCQVSNPHLTRLGAEEIDRGLFSQLLSDNIDNTDHHNWSADWNSLFAI; translated from the coding sequence ATGTCTACCGTTAGCTGGCTTGACCCAGCCTCCGTTGAATTCCCAACCCCAGACCAGGCGCTGGAAGACCCCAATGGACTATTGGCTGTTGGCGGTGATTTAAGCCCTGAGCGATTAATTGCAGCCTATCGGCTGGGTATTTTCCCCTGGTTTGAAGAGTCCCAGCCAATACTTTGGTGGTCCCCCAGCCCCAGAGCGGTGCTTTTCCCTGCCAATATTTATCTGTCTAAAAGCTTAAAAAAACGCCTGCGACGCCAGCAATACAGCGTGAGCTGTGACCAGCAATTTAGCCAGGTAATGCAACACTGCGCCAATATCCCCCGCCAGGGCCAGGATGGCACCTGGATTACTGATGATATGCTGGAGGCTTATTGCCAGCTATTCGAGCAAGGCATAGCCCATTCTATTGAAGTCTGGTTTGAAGGCGAATTGATAGGTGGGCTTTACGGTATAGCGATTGGCAAAATTTTTTATGGGGAGTCGATGTTTAGCCTTAGAACTGACGCATCCAAAGTGGCCTTTGCCCATCTGGCGAAACAGCTGGATAACTGGCACTTTGCCCTGATTGACTGCCAAGTCTCAAACCCCCATTTAACCCGTCTTGGGGCAGAAGAAATCGATCGCGGGCTGTTTAGCCAGCTACTTTCAGATAATATAGACAATACCGACCACCACAATTGGTCGGCAGACTGGAATTCGCTTTTTGCGATCTAA